One Peromyscus leucopus breed LL Stock chromosome 20, UCI_PerLeu_2.1, whole genome shotgun sequence genomic region harbors:
- the Ccdc166 gene encoding coiled-coil domain-containing protein 166, with the protein MAPKKKRGQSARKQASDNAEAPLSERAQYLQREYSLLSENLVACEKRVDQVLQDNTFLNEEAKRLREENRLYASYVSAHAQRCANTIVRLEDQNRMDLAQIRWQRAELASLYLGREDGVRAQLLEMKMRAENMAQQVQELQPYKELQLEQLARIRTLERELLHMRVEHTQLLHRVKRRFQEDKSAFEREARLQVQSLTRRSEREAARALIAHTQGIRADNGRLRLELLRLIIRAQVLQDLKLQLKEQQEQLRREHADVRNLQCVHGWLHRGPGGPPLWQPPQIHHPHLRIGSLATVLESSYTTLGAIAQSRVASRAPSLAQSHRTSQTPSVKSFESSQPRSRKAGSVVALLSPSRPGSRPSSLTPSHPGSRISSLTRSRKSSGVPSLAVSSATSVLQRKSSRISPQPSLREFSQETDISAKSSFKLLPVLSQDRVPLSPQPEETANTDEDATEGVLGQA; encoded by the exons ATGGCGCCCAAGAAGAAGCGCGGGCAAAGCGCTCGCAAGCAGGCGAGCGACAATGCAGAGGCCCCGCTCTCCGAGCGCGCGCAGTACCTGCAGCGCGAGTACTCGCTGCTCTCAGAGAATCTAGTGGCCTGTGAGAAGCGGGTGGACCAGGTGCTGCAGGACAATACGTTCTTGAACGAAGAGGCGAAGCGCTTGCGCGAAGAAAACCGGCTTTACGCCAGTTATGTGAGCGCGCACGCGCAGCGCTGCGCCAACACCATCGTGCGCCTCGAGGACCAGAACCGCATGGACCTGGCGCAGATTCGGTGGCAACGAGCCGAGCTGGCGTCGCTTTACCTCGGGCGCGAGGACGGGGTGCGTGCACAGCTGCTGGAAATGAAGATGCGCGCGGAAAACATGGCACAGCAGGTGCAGGAGCTGCAGCCCTACAAG GAATTGCAGCTGGAGCAACTGGCGCGAATCCGGACCCTGGAGCGTGAGCTGCTGCACATGCGCGTGGAGCACACGCAGCTCCTCCACCGGGTGAAGCGGCGCTTCCAGGAGGACAAGTCTGCTTTTGAGCGCGAGGCGCGCCTGCAAGTGCAGTCCCTGACGCGCCGCTCAGAGCGGGAGGCGGCGCGTGCCCTCATTGCTCACACACAGGGCATCAGGGCCGACAATGGGCGTCTCCGACTTGAACTCCTGAGGCTTATCATCCGGGCCCAGGTACTGCAGGACTTGAAACTACAGCTGaaagagcagcaggagcagctgcgCCGGGAGCACGCAGACGTGCGGAACCTGCAGTGTGTGCACGGCTGGCTGCACCGGGGTCCCGGGGGGCCACCACTCTGGCAGCCGCCCCAAATCCACCACCCCCACTTGCGCATCGGGTCACTTGCCACCGTGTTGGAATCATCCTACACAACTTTAGGCGCTATAGCCCAATCACGTGTGGCCTCCCGGGCCCCGTCGTTGGCCCAGTCACACCGAACCTCCCAGACTCCTTCTGTAAAGTCTTTTGAGTCTTCTCAGCCCCGGTCTCGGAAGGCTGGGTCTGTGGTTGCTCTCCTGAGTCCATCACGTCCTGGATCCCGGCCCTCCTCTCTGACTCCCTCGCACCCGGGCTCGCGGATCTCGTCCCTGACCCGGTCACGGAAGAGCTCCGGGGTTCCATCCCTGGCTGTATCGTCAGCTACTTCTGTCTTGCAGCGCAAGAGCTCTCGGATCTCTCCACAGCCTTCCTTGCGTGAGTTCTCTCAAGAGACTGACATCTCTGCGAAGTCTAGCTTCAAGCTCCTCCCCGTTCTGTCGCAGGATCGAGTCCCTCTCAGCCCACAACCGGAGGAGACAGCAAACACTGATGAGGATGCTACAGAAGGTGTCTTGGGGCAAGCCTAA
- the Mapk15 gene encoding LOW QUALITY PROTEIN: mitogen-activated protein kinase 15 (The sequence of the model RefSeq protein was modified relative to this genomic sequence to represent the inferred CDS: inserted 1 base in 1 codon), which produces MCAAEVDRHVAQRYLIKRRLGKGAYGIVWKAVDRRTGDVVAIKKIFDAFRDQTDAQRTFREVMLLQEFGNHPNIIRLLDVIPAQNDRDIYLVFESMDTDLNAVIQKGKLLEDIHKRCIFYQLLRATKFIHSGRVIHRDQKPANVLLDAACRVKLCDFGLARSLSDLPEGPEGQALTEYVATRWYRAPEVLLSSRWYTPGVDMWSLGCILGEMLRGQPLFPGTSTFHQLELILETIPLPSTEELQALGSDYSALILQNLGSKPRQTLDALLPPDTPPEALDLLKRLLAFAPDKRLSAEQALQHPYVQRFHCPDREWTRGSDVRLPVHEGDQLSAPEYRNRLYQMILERRXNSRSPGEEGLGGAASRAELRVSPARAQSLKPGVLPQVPAETPARKRGPRPQSSPGHNPEHVEVPRQSSDPLFQLPPPSRGERPPGATAEPPSAPSGVKTNLRVVAPSLTSQAAAQAANQALIRSDPARGGGPRAAGARRVPSRLPREAPEPRPGRRMFGTSASQGAQGAARAALGGYSQAYGTVCRSALGRLPLLPGPRA; this is translated from the exons ATGTGTGCTGCCGAGGTGGACCGCCACGTAGCCCAGAGATACCTGATCAAGCGGAGGCTTGGGAAGGGG GCCTATGGCATTGTGTGGAAGGCAGTGGATCGGAGGACCGGTGATGTAGTGGCCATCAAGAAAATCTTTGATGCCTTTAGGGACCAGACAGATGCTCAG AGAACCTTCAGGGAAGTCATGCTTCTCCAG GAGTTTGGGAACCACCCCAACATCATCCGCCTACTTGATGTGATCCCAGCACAGAATGACAGGGATATTTACCTGGTGTTTGAGTCCATGG ACACCGACCTGAATGCAGTCATCCAGAAGGGCAAACTCCTGGAGGACATCCACAAGCGTTGCATCTTTTACCAGCTCCTGAGGGCCACCAAGTTTATCCACTCAGGGCGTGTCATCCACCGGGACCAGAAG CCAGCCAACGTTCTGCTGGATGCTGCTTGCCGGGTGAAACTCTGTGACTTTGGCCTGGCCCGCTCCCTGAGTGACCTCCCGGAGGGGCCTGAGGGCCAGGCCCTGACAGAGTATGTGGCCACACGCTGGTACCGAGCTCCAGAGGTTCTTCTGTCCTCCCGATG gTACACCCCTGGGGTGGACATGTGGAGCCTGGGCTGCATATTAGGAGAGATGCTTCGGGGGCAGCCCCTGTTTCCCGGCACATCGACTTTCCACCAGCTGGAGCTGATCCTGGAGACCATTCCGTTGCCCTCCACGGAGG AGCTCCAGGCCCTTGGCTCAGACTACAGTGCTTTGATTCTGCAGAACCTTGGGTCCAA GCCACGGCAGACGCTGGACGCCCTCCTGCCGCCAGACACCCCCCCAGAAGCCCTGGACCTCCTCAAGCGACTCTTGGCGTTCGCTCCGGACAAGAGGCTTAGCGCTGAGCAGGCGCTGCAACACCCCTACGTGCAGAG ATTCCATTGCCCGGACCGCGAGTGGACACGGGGATCCGACGTGCGGCTCCCGGTGCACGAAGGGGACCAGCTCTCTGCACCGGAGTATCGCAACCGCCTGTACCAG ATGATCCTGGAGCGGA GGAACAGCCGCAGCCCTGGAGAGGAAGGCCTGGGGGGTGCGGCCTCGCGGGCAGAGCTCAGGGTGTCCCCCGCCCGGGCTCAATCCCTCAAGCCCGGAGTCCTCCCCCAGGTCCCCGCGGAGACGCCTGCGCGGAAACGGGGACCCAGACCTCAGAGTAGCCCTGGTCATAACCCTGAGCACGTGG AAGTTCCCAGGCAGAGCTCAGACCCCCTGTTCCAACTTCCGCCCCCAAGCAGGGGGGAAAGGCCACCAGGGGCCACAGCGGAGCCACCCTCGGCACCCTCAGGG GTGAAGACAAACCTCAGGGTGGTGGCGCCCTCCCTGACTTCACAGGCCGCGGCTCAGGCGGCCAATCAGGCCCTGATCCGCAGTGACCCGGCCCGGGGCGGTGGGCCGAGGGCGGCCGGCGCGCGACGG GTCCCTTCCCGCCTGCCCCGGGAGGCCCCGGAACCCCGACCCGGCCGAAGGATGTTTGGCACCTCGGCCTCGCAGGGGGCCCAGGGCGCAGCCAGAGCTGCGCTTGGCGGCTACTCCCAGGCCTATGGGACCGTGTGCCGCTCGGCGCTGGGCCGCCTGCCCCTGCTCCCCGGACCGCGTGCGTGA